A region from the Carassius carassius chromosome 33, fCarCar2.1, whole genome shotgun sequence genome encodes:
- the LOC132113608 gene encoding transmembrane 9 superfamily member 2-like isoform X2: MKSLNPRFIFVLSLTLVSSSFGFYLPGLAPVSFCEKEDAKECQKDIQLFVNRLDSVESVLPYEYDAFDFCKDTDERRPSENLGQVLFGERIETSPYKFSFKADKACVKVCTKSYDAGSREDKLKLDFLKKGMELNYQHHWIVDNMPVTWCYIVEGDQKVCNPGFPIGCLVNQEGKPKDACVINADFNKKNAYYIFNHVDITIFYHSGDETNGMSARLVAATLEPRSVKHSDDDNPSCDGAPMDIPAEFKSNLKVTYSYSVQFKQNDDIRWASRWDYILVSMPHTNIQWFSIMNSLVIVLFLSGMVAMIMLRTLHKDIARYNQMDQEDAQEESGWKQVHGDVFRPPRMGMILSVFLGQGTQVFIMTFITLFLACLGFLSPANRGALMTCAVVLWVLLGTPAGYVSARLYKTFGGENWKTNVLLTAFLCPGIVFVDFFLMNLILWVEGSSAAVPFGTLVAILALWFGISVPLTFVGAYFGFKKPGIEPPVRTNQIPRQIPQQSFFTKRVPGIIMGGILPFGCIFIQLFFILNSIWSHQMYYMFGFLFLVFIILLITCSEATVLLCYFHLCAEDYHWWWRSFLTSGFTAVYLYVYAVHYFFSKLQIIGAASTILYFGYTLIMVLIFFIFTGTIGFFACFLFVNKIYSVLKVD; the protein is encoded by the exons ATGAAGTCTTTAAATCCGAGATttatatttgtgctgagtttaacaCTAGTCAGCTCAAGCTTTGGATTCTACCTTCCGGGTTTAGCACCAGTCAGTTTTTGCGAAAAAGAAGATGCGAAGGAATGTCAG AAAGACATacagctgtttgtgaatagactGGACTCAGTGGAATCAGTCCTGCCTTATGAATATGATGC GTTTGATTTCTGCAAAGATACGGATGAAAGAAGGCCCTCAGAGAACCTTGGGCAGGTGTTATTTGGAGAAAGAATAGAGACGTCACCTTACAAG TTTTCATTTAAGGCTGACAAGGCTTGTGTGAAGGTCTGCACCAAATCGTATGATGCAGGTTCAAGAGAAGACAAGTTAAAGTTGGACTTTCTAAAGAAAGGAATGGAGCTGAATTATCAGCACCACTG GATTGTTGACAACATGCCAGTGACATGGTGTTATATCGTGGAAGGCGATCAGAAAGTCTGCAACCCAGGATTTCCCATTGGATGTCTAGTGAACCAAGAAGGAAAGCCAAAGGATGCCTGTGTGATAAat GCTGATTTCAACAAGAAGAACGCTTATTATATTTTCAACCATGTGGACATCACTATATTTTATCACAGTGGAGATGAAACCAATGGGATGAGTGCTCGACTTGTGGCGGCAACACTGGAACCCAGGAG TGTCAAGCATAGTGATGACGACAATCCATCATGTGATGGAGCTCCCATGGACATACCAGCAGAATTCAAAAGTAATCTCAAAGTCACCTACTCTTATTCAGTTCAATTTAAG CAAAATGATGATATTAGATGGGCTTCTCGATGGgattatattttagtttctaTGCCTCACACCAATATCCAGTGGTTCAG catcatgaaCTCTTTGGTCATTGTGCTCTTCCTGTCTGGCATGGTGGCCATGATCATGCTTAGAACACTGCACAAGGATATTGCCCGGTACAACCAGATGGACCAG GAAGACGCCCAGGAGGAGTCTGGCTGGAAGCAGGTACACGGTGACGTGTTCAGGCCGCCCAGGATGGGCATGATTCTGTCCGTGTTCCTCGGACAGGGCACTCAGGTCTTCATCATGACCTTCATCACCCTTT TCTTGGCCTGTCTGGGCTTCCTGTCTCCAGCCAACAGAGGGGCTCTCATGACCTGTGCAGTGGTGTTGTGGGTTCTGCTTGGCACACCTGCTGGATATGTGTCTGCCAGACTCTATAAGA CTTTCGGTGGTGAAAACTGGAAAACCAATGTTCTTCTCACAGCCTTTTTGTGTCCTGG GATTGTGTTTGTGGATTTCTTCCTGATGAATCTGATCCTGTGGGTAGAGGGCTCCTCCGCTGCTGTTCCCTTTGGTACACTGGTGGCCATCCTGGCACTGTGGTTTGGCATCTCTGTTCCTCTTACTTTTGTGGGTGCGTACTTCGGCTTCAAGAAACCA GGCATCGAGCCACCTGTGCGAACAAACCAGATCCCACGCCAAATTCCTCAGCAGTCCTTCTTCACCAAACGTGTGCCGGGTATCATCATGGGCGGCATCCTGCCCTTTGGCTGCATCTTCATCCAGCTCTTCTTCATCCTCAACAGCATTTG GTCTCATCAGATGTATTACATGTTTGGCTTCCTTTTCCTGGTCTTCATCATCCTGCTCATTACTTGCTCTGAGGCAACTGTTCTGCTCTGCTACTTCCATTTATGTGCAGAG GATTATCACTGGTGGTGGCGATCATTCCTGACCAGTGGTTTCACAGCAGTCTATCTGTATGTCTACGCAGTGCATTACTTCTTCTCAAAACTACAAATCATAGGGGCTGCGAGCACCATCCTCTACTTTGGCTACACCTTGATCATGGTGctcattttcttcatttttacag
- the LOC132113609 gene encoding RNA-binding motif protein, X chromosome isoform X2, with translation MAEADRPGKLFIGGLNTETSEKVLEAYFSKFGRISEVLLMKDRETNKSRGFAFVTYENPGDAKDAAREMNGKPFDGKPIKVEQATKPQFESLGRRGPPPSRSRGSSRGLRGSRGASSRGMSSRGPPPLKRGPPERNGGPPSKRSTFSGPMGRLSRERDPYGPPRRDSLMSRRDDGPPPRYDHYSSKDSYSSRDYMSSRDSRDYAPSPRDYPYREYSGHSSSRDDYGSGSRGYSDRDGYGGGREPRGYMDRPSTGSYRDPYDGYGNSRSAPPSRGPPPSYSGSSGSSRYDDYGSSSRDGYGSRDSYPSSRSDPYSTSRGDRLGRQERGPPPPLDRGYHREYSSSSRGAPRGGGRGGRPDRGMARNRY, from the exons ATGGCTGAGGCAGACCGACCAGGGAAGCTCTTCATCGGTGGCCTGAACACTGAAACTAGTGAGAAGGTCCTTGAAGCGTATTTCAGCAAGTTTGGCAGAATATCAGAAG TTCTGTTGATGAAGGATCGTGAAACGAACAAATCTAGAGGCTTTGCGTTTGTAACTTACGAAAATCCTGGTGACGCAAAAGATGCGGCGAGGGAAATGAACGGAAAG CCCTTTGATGGAAAGCCTATTAAAGTGGAACAGGCCACGAAACCTCAGTTTGAGTCTTTGGGACGCCGTGGTCCACCTCCATCACGGAGTCGTGGCTCTTCTAGGGGTCTGCGAGGGTCTAGGGGAGCATCAAGCAGAG GCATGTCATCCAGAGGCCCTCCGCCACTGAAGAGAGGCCCACCAGAGCGTAATGGAGGGCCCCCATCCAAAAGATCCACATTCTCTGGGCCAATGGGAAGAC TGTCCAGAGAACGGGACCCATACGGCCCCCCTCGCAGAGATTCTCTGATGTCACGGCGTGATGATGGTCCTCCACCTCGTTATGACCACTACAGTAGCAAAGACAG TTACTCCAGCCGTGACTACATGAGTTCACGGGACAGTCGAGACTATGCCCCATCACCACGTGATTACCCGTACCGGGAGTATTCGGGCCATTCCAGTTCTAGAGATGACTATGGGTCAGGATCCAGAGGTTACAG TGATCGTGATGGTTATGGTGGAGGACGAGAGCCCAGGGGTTACATGGATCGGCCCAGTACGGGCTCCTATAGAGATCCTTACGACGGTTACG GTAACTCACGCAGCGCCCCACCCTCAAGGGGTCCCCCTCCGTCCTACAGTGGGAGTAGTGGAAGCAGTCGTTATGACGACTATGGCAGCAGTTCCAGAGATGGATATGGCAGTCGTGACAGTTATCCCAGCAGTCGGAGTGACCCGTACTCCACTAGTCGTGGTGACCGTCTGGGTAGGCAAGAGCGAGGGCCACCCCCTCCTCTTGACCGAGGCTATCATCGTGAATACAGCAGCTCAAGCCGTGGGGCGCCTCGAGGCGGTGGCCGCGGTGGTCGGCCAGATAGAGGAATGGCCCGGAACCGATACTGA
- the LOC132113609 gene encoding RNA-binding motif protein, X chromosome isoform X1, whose product MAEADRPGKLFIGGLNTETSEKVLEAYFSKFGRISEVLLMKDRETNKSRGFAFVTYENPGDAKDAAREMNGKPFDGKPIKVEQATKPQFESLGRRGPPPSRSRGSSRGLRGSRGASSREPFFKGMSSRGPPPLKRGPPERNGGPPSKRSTFSGPMGRLSRERDPYGPPRRDSLMSRRDDGPPPRYDHYSSKDSYSSRDYMSSRDSRDYAPSPRDYPYREYSGHSSSRDDYGSGSRGYSDRDGYGGGREPRGYMDRPSTGSYRDPYDGYGNSRSAPPSRGPPPSYSGSSGSSRYDDYGSSSRDGYGSRDSYPSSRSDPYSTSRGDRLGRQERGPPPPLDRGYHREYSSSSRGAPRGGGRGGRPDRGMARNRY is encoded by the exons ATGGCTGAGGCAGACCGACCAGGGAAGCTCTTCATCGGTGGCCTGAACACTGAAACTAGTGAGAAGGTCCTTGAAGCGTATTTCAGCAAGTTTGGCAGAATATCAGAAG TTCTGTTGATGAAGGATCGTGAAACGAACAAATCTAGAGGCTTTGCGTTTGTAACTTACGAAAATCCTGGTGACGCAAAAGATGCGGCGAGGGAAATGAACGGAAAG CCCTTTGATGGAAAGCCTATTAAAGTGGAACAGGCCACGAAACCTCAGTTTGAGTCTTTGGGACGCCGTGGTCCACCTCCATCACGGAGTCGTGGCTCTTCTAGGGGTCTGCGAGGGTCTAGGGGAGCATCAAGCAGAG AACCCTTTTTTAAAGGCATGTCATCCAGAGGCCCTCCGCCACTGAAGAGAGGCCCACCAGAGCGTAATGGAGGGCCCCCATCCAAAAGATCCACATTCTCTGGGCCAATGGGAAGAC TGTCCAGAGAACGGGACCCATACGGCCCCCCTCGCAGAGATTCTCTGATGTCACGGCGTGATGATGGTCCTCCACCTCGTTATGACCACTACAGTAGCAAAGACAG TTACTCCAGCCGTGACTACATGAGTTCACGGGACAGTCGAGACTATGCCCCATCACCACGTGATTACCCGTACCGGGAGTATTCGGGCCATTCCAGTTCTAGAGATGACTATGGGTCAGGATCCAGAGGTTACAG TGATCGTGATGGTTATGGTGGAGGACGAGAGCCCAGGGGTTACATGGATCGGCCCAGTACGGGCTCCTATAGAGATCCTTACGACGGTTACG GTAACTCACGCAGCGCCCCACCCTCAAGGGGTCCCCCTCCGTCCTACAGTGGGAGTAGTGGAAGCAGTCGTTATGACGACTATGGCAGCAGTTCCAGAGATGGATATGGCAGTCGTGACAGTTATCCCAGCAGTCGGAGTGACCCGTACTCCACTAGTCGTGGTGACCGTCTGGGTAGGCAAGAGCGAGGGCCACCCCCTCCTCTTGACCGAGGCTATCATCGTGAATACAGCAGCTCAAGCCGTGGGGCGCCTCGAGGCGGTGGCCGCGGTGGTCGGCCAGATAGAGGAATGGCCCGGAACCGATACTGA
- the LOC132113609 gene encoding RNA-binding motif protein, X chromosome isoform X3 — MAEADRPGKLFIGGLNTETSEKVLEAYFSKFGRISEVLLMKDRETNKSRGFAFVTYENPGDAKDAAREMNGKPFDGKPIKVEQATKPQFESLGRRGPPPSRSRGSSRGLRGSRGASSREPFFKGMSSRGPPPLKRGPPERNGGPPSKRSTFSGPMGRLSRERDPYGPPRRDSLMSRRDDGPPPRYDHYSSKDSYSSRDYMSSRDSRDYAPSPRDYPYREYSGHSSSRDDYGSGSRGYSDRDGYGGGREPRGYMDRPSTGSYRDPYDGYG, encoded by the exons ATGGCTGAGGCAGACCGACCAGGGAAGCTCTTCATCGGTGGCCTGAACACTGAAACTAGTGAGAAGGTCCTTGAAGCGTATTTCAGCAAGTTTGGCAGAATATCAGAAG TTCTGTTGATGAAGGATCGTGAAACGAACAAATCTAGAGGCTTTGCGTTTGTAACTTACGAAAATCCTGGTGACGCAAAAGATGCGGCGAGGGAAATGAACGGAAAG CCCTTTGATGGAAAGCCTATTAAAGTGGAACAGGCCACGAAACCTCAGTTTGAGTCTTTGGGACGCCGTGGTCCACCTCCATCACGGAGTCGTGGCTCTTCTAGGGGTCTGCGAGGGTCTAGGGGAGCATCAAGCAGAG AACCCTTTTTTAAAGGCATGTCATCCAGAGGCCCTCCGCCACTGAAGAGAGGCCCACCAGAGCGTAATGGAGGGCCCCCATCCAAAAGATCCACATTCTCTGGGCCAATGGGAAGAC TGTCCAGAGAACGGGACCCATACGGCCCCCCTCGCAGAGATTCTCTGATGTCACGGCGTGATGATGGTCCTCCACCTCGTTATGACCACTACAGTAGCAAAGACAG TTACTCCAGCCGTGACTACATGAGTTCACGGGACAGTCGAGACTATGCCCCATCACCACGTGATTACCCGTACCGGGAGTATTCGGGCCATTCCAGTTCTAGAGATGACTATGGGTCAGGATCCAGAGGTTACAG TGATCGTGATGGTTATGGTGGAGGACGAGAGCCCAGGGGTTACATGGATCGGCCCAGTACGGGCTCCTATAGAGATCCTTACGACGGTTACG GTTGA
- the LOC132113607 gene encoding rho guanine nucleotide exchange factor 6-like codes for MNPEEQTVTWLITLGVLNSPKKNIADPEEFLKTSLKDGVVLCKLMERVHPGAIVKYSTEPRCEADCLANIREFLKGCQSLKVEGFDAESLYTGENFNKVLSTLSAINIATQDRTPNRSCPQSSGSASSLSAPSQAAPTLKSSRSLRRQSKALDMSENGGGGHLVVKARFNFKQNNEDELSFSKGELIQVTRQEDGGWWEGTLNGKTGWFPSNYVREVKPCEKPISLKAIKGLDVPQLTKNYYNVVVQDILEHEREFVKELQTVLGCYLRPLQTSDKLSSADCSSLNGNLEDILSFQQGLCLALEECSKMPEVLQRIGACYLNLMCQIRTLYLSYCSSHPSAVCVLTDHSEELDKFMESHGASAPGILTLTTSLSRPFMRLDKYPTLLQELERHVEEAHPDYSDILKATVAFKNLVTQCQDLRKRKNLELQILSEPVRGWEGDSMKSLGQVVYTSQVHIQSSLNEEKEERYFMLFPNVVVMLSASPRMSGFIYQGRLPLTGTTVTKLPEDAETGHYAFEFTGGTIDRTTVFCSSAQEQLEWLEHLHAYTKEGSPVGTIIKSVDGKPTTMTSTSSHHLHSFGTAVANRGPLEPLKITKPWSLSCLRPAPPLKPSAALGYKERMSYILKDTSKSPRTRPKFLPKRKTERKASDDDALLRKSTAALEEDAQILKVIEAYCTGASLHQSTTAVRKECIPQVLLPEEEKIIVEEVKSNGQTIIEEKSLVDAVYALKDEVHELKKENKWMKQCLEEEQKSRKELERIVRKLAKQKNDCSWDDGGH; via the exons ATGAACCCTGAAGAGCAGACTGTTACGTGGCTAATAACATTAGGCGTgcttaattcacccaaaaagaaTATCGCTGACCCGGAGGAATTTCTGAAAACCTCTCTCAAAGATGGGGTCGTCCTGTGTAAGCTTATGGAACGAGTGCATCCTGGAGCCATCGTAAAG TACTCAACTGAACCTAGATGCGAAGCGGACTGCCTCGCAAACATTCGAGAGTTTCTAAAAGGATGCCAGTCTCTAAAGGTTGAG GGCTTTGATGCAGAAAGCTTATATACTGGGGAGAACTTCAACAAGGTTCTGTCAACACTCTCAGCAATAAACATCGCCACTCAAG ATCGTACCCCTAATAGATCATGTCCTCAGTCCAGTGGCTCTGCATCTAGCCTGTCAGCCCCTTCACAAGCTGCTCCCACATTAAAGTCCAGCAGGTCTTTACGGAGGCAGTCAAAAGCTTTG GATATGTCGGAGAATGGAGGGGGCGGGCATCTGGTTGTCAAGGCACGATTTAATTTCAAGCAGAACAATGAGGACGAGCTGTCTTTCAGCAAGGGTGAGCTGATCCAGGTCACACGCCAGGAGGACGGTGGATGGTGGGAGGGAACCCTTAACGGCAAAACCGGCTGGTTCCCTAGCAATTACGTCCGAGAGGTCAAGCCATGTG aGAAGCCAATTTCTCTGAAAGCAATAAAAGGACTTGACGTTCCTCAGCTGActaaaaattattacaatgtg GTGGTGCAAGACATCTTGGAGCATGAGAGAGAATTTGTTAAGGAACTGCAGACGGTCCTGGGCTGCTACCTGCGCCCTCTACAGACCAGCGACAA GCTGTCTAGTGCGGACTGCTCCAGTCTGAATGGGAATTTAGAGGACATCCTCTCGTTCCAACAGGGACTGTGTCTTGCCTTAGAGGAGTGCTCCAA GATGCCAGAGGTCCTGCAGCGGATTGGTGCCTGTTATCTGAACCTGATGTGTCAGATCAGAACGCTGTACTTGTCCTACTGCTCCAGCCATCCTTCTGCAGTCTGTGTGCTGACTGATCACAG TGAGGAGCTGGACAAGTTCATGGAGAGTCATGGAGCCAGTGCTCCTGGTATCCTGACCCTCACCACCAGCCTGAGCAGACCCTTCATGAGGCTCGATAAGTACCCCACCCTCCTGCAGGAGCTTGAGCGACATGTGGAG gAGGCGCATCCAGATTACAGTGACATTCTCAAAGCAACAGTGGCTTTTAAAAATCTTGTG ACTCAGTGTCAAGATTTGCGTAAAAGAAAGAACTTGGAGTTACAGATCTTGTCGGAGCCAGTGCGGGGCTGGGAGGGCGACAGCATGAAGTCACTGGGTCAGGTGGTCTACACGTCACAGGTCCACATCCAGAGCAGTTTAAATGAG GAAAAGGAAGAGCGGTACTTCATGCTGTTTCCCAATGTGGTAGTCATGCTGTCCGCCAGCCCAAGAATGAGTGGTTTTATTTACCAA GGACGTCTCCCATTGACTGGAACCACTGTAACCAAACTGCCAGAGGATGCAGAGACAGGCCATTATGCTTTCGAGTTCACAG GGGGGACGATAGATCGCACCACAGTGTTCTGCAGTAGTGCACAGGAGCAGCTGGAGTGGTTAGAACATCTTCATGCTTACACCAAGGAAGGGAGTCCAGTCGGAACAATAATAAAG AGTGTTGATGGTAAACCTACAACCATGACTAGCACGTCGTCCCACCACTTGCACAGTTTCGGTACTGCTGTGGCTAACCGAGGACCCCTCGAACCCCTCAAGATCACCAAGCCATGGTCCTTAAGCTGTCTGAGACCTGCGCCTCCCCTTAAGCCATCTGCTGCCCTCGGTTATAAAGAG AGGATGTCTTATATCCTGAAG GACACTAGTAAAAGCCCCAGAACCAGACCCAAGTTCCTTCCAAAGAGAAAAACGGAGAGAAAAGCATCAGATGATGATGCCCTGCTTAGAAAAA GCACAGCGGCGCTAGAGGAGGATGCCCAGATACTCAAAGTGATTGAGGCCTACTGCACTGGAGCCAGTCTCCACCAATCCACCACAG CTGTTCGTAAGGAGTGCATCCCCCAGGTCCTGCTTCCAGAAGAAGAGAAGATTATTGTTGAGGAGGTCAAGAGCAATGGCCAGACGATCATTGAGGAAAA AAGTCTTGTTGATGCCGTTTACGCTCTAAAAGATGAAGTCCATGAATTAAAAAAG GAGAATAAATGGATGAAGCAGTGTCTGGAAGAGGAACAGAAGTCCCGTAAGGAGTTAGAGCGTATAGTCAGAAAGTTGGCCAAGCAGAAGAATGACT
- the LOC132113608 gene encoding transmembrane 9 superfamily member 2-like isoform X1 gives MKSLNPRFIFVLSLTLVSSSFGFYLPGLAPVSFCEKEDAKECQKDIQLFVNRLDSVESVLPYEYDAFDFCKDTDERRPSENLGQVLFGERIETSPYKFSFKADKACVKVCTKSYDAGSREDKLKLDFLKKGMELNYQHHWIVDNMPVTWCYIVEGDQKVCNPGFPIGCLVNQEGKPKDACVINADFNKKNAYYIFNHVDITIFYHSGDETNGMSARLVAATLEPRSVKHSDDDNPSCDGAPMDIPAEFKSNLKVTYSYSVQFKQNDDIRWASRWDYILVSMPHTNIQWFSIMNSLVIVLFLSGMVAMIMLRTLHKDIARYNQMDQADWVKIPPAANITYEDAQEESGWKQVHGDVFRPPRMGMILSVFLGQGTQVFIMTFITLFLACLGFLSPANRGALMTCAVVLWVLLGTPAGYVSARLYKTFGGENWKTNVLLTAFLCPGIVFVDFFLMNLILWVEGSSAAVPFGTLVAILALWFGISVPLTFVGAYFGFKKPGIEPPVRTNQIPRQIPQQSFFTKRVPGIIMGGILPFGCIFIQLFFILNSIWSHQMYYMFGFLFLVFIILLITCSEATVLLCYFHLCAEDYHWWWRSFLTSGFTAVYLYVYAVHYFFSKLQIIGAASTILYFGYTLIMVLIFFIFTGTIGFFACFLFVNKIYSVLKVD, from the exons ATGAAGTCTTTAAATCCGAGATttatatttgtgctgagtttaacaCTAGTCAGCTCAAGCTTTGGATTCTACCTTCCGGGTTTAGCACCAGTCAGTTTTTGCGAAAAAGAAGATGCGAAGGAATGTCAG AAAGACATacagctgtttgtgaatagactGGACTCAGTGGAATCAGTCCTGCCTTATGAATATGATGC GTTTGATTTCTGCAAAGATACGGATGAAAGAAGGCCCTCAGAGAACCTTGGGCAGGTGTTATTTGGAGAAAGAATAGAGACGTCACCTTACAAG TTTTCATTTAAGGCTGACAAGGCTTGTGTGAAGGTCTGCACCAAATCGTATGATGCAGGTTCAAGAGAAGACAAGTTAAAGTTGGACTTTCTAAAGAAAGGAATGGAGCTGAATTATCAGCACCACTG GATTGTTGACAACATGCCAGTGACATGGTGTTATATCGTGGAAGGCGATCAGAAAGTCTGCAACCCAGGATTTCCCATTGGATGTCTAGTGAACCAAGAAGGAAAGCCAAAGGATGCCTGTGTGATAAat GCTGATTTCAACAAGAAGAACGCTTATTATATTTTCAACCATGTGGACATCACTATATTTTATCACAGTGGAGATGAAACCAATGGGATGAGTGCTCGACTTGTGGCGGCAACACTGGAACCCAGGAG TGTCAAGCATAGTGATGACGACAATCCATCATGTGATGGAGCTCCCATGGACATACCAGCAGAATTCAAAAGTAATCTCAAAGTCACCTACTCTTATTCAGTTCAATTTAAG CAAAATGATGATATTAGATGGGCTTCTCGATGGgattatattttagtttctaTGCCTCACACCAATATCCAGTGGTTCAG catcatgaaCTCTTTGGTCATTGTGCTCTTCCTGTCTGGCATGGTGGCCATGATCATGCTTAGAACACTGCACAAGGATATTGCCCGGTACAACCAGATGGACCAG GCAGACTGGGTTAAGATCCCTCCAGCTGCAAACATTACCTAT GAAGACGCCCAGGAGGAGTCTGGCTGGAAGCAGGTACACGGTGACGTGTTCAGGCCGCCCAGGATGGGCATGATTCTGTCCGTGTTCCTCGGACAGGGCACTCAGGTCTTCATCATGACCTTCATCACCCTTT TCTTGGCCTGTCTGGGCTTCCTGTCTCCAGCCAACAGAGGGGCTCTCATGACCTGTGCAGTGGTGTTGTGGGTTCTGCTTGGCACACCTGCTGGATATGTGTCTGCCAGACTCTATAAGA CTTTCGGTGGTGAAAACTGGAAAACCAATGTTCTTCTCACAGCCTTTTTGTGTCCTGG GATTGTGTTTGTGGATTTCTTCCTGATGAATCTGATCCTGTGGGTAGAGGGCTCCTCCGCTGCTGTTCCCTTTGGTACACTGGTGGCCATCCTGGCACTGTGGTTTGGCATCTCTGTTCCTCTTACTTTTGTGGGTGCGTACTTCGGCTTCAAGAAACCA GGCATCGAGCCACCTGTGCGAACAAACCAGATCCCACGCCAAATTCCTCAGCAGTCCTTCTTCACCAAACGTGTGCCGGGTATCATCATGGGCGGCATCCTGCCCTTTGGCTGCATCTTCATCCAGCTCTTCTTCATCCTCAACAGCATTTG GTCTCATCAGATGTATTACATGTTTGGCTTCCTTTTCCTGGTCTTCATCATCCTGCTCATTACTTGCTCTGAGGCAACTGTTCTGCTCTGCTACTTCCATTTATGTGCAGAG GATTATCACTGGTGGTGGCGATCATTCCTGACCAGTGGTTTCACAGCAGTCTATCTGTATGTCTACGCAGTGCATTACTTCTTCTCAAAACTACAAATCATAGGGGCTGCGAGCACCATCCTCTACTTTGGCTACACCTTGATCATGGTGctcattttcttcatttttacag